One Methanocaldococcus infernus ME DNA segment encodes these proteins:
- a CDS encoding FumA C-terminus/TtdB family hydratase beta subunit produces MKVGDIIYYSGTIYTARDKAHMKIIELLKRGEELPFNLENSIIYHAGPIMKKTENGWKCISIGPTTSARMNSLEEEFIKLTKISAIVGKGGMKEELLKTFHEYKVSYLSAPGGCAALLAKSIKRVKNVYFLELGMPEAVWELEVENFGPLVVTMDSNFNSIYKEVNERAREKLKSLVDQI; encoded by the coding sequence ATGAAAGTTGGTGACATCATCTATTACTCTGGAACTATCTACACTGCAAGAGATAAGGCTCATATGAAAATTATAGAGTTGTTAAAGAGAGGGGAAGAGTTACCTTTTAACTTAGAAAACTCTATTATCTACCATGCTGGTCCTATCATGAAAAAAACTGAGAATGGTTGGAAATGCATCTCTATAGGCCCAACAACTTCAGCAAGGATGAACTCTTTAGAGGAGGAGTTTATTAAATTAACTAAGATCTCAGCCATTGTTGGTAAGGGAGGGATGAAAGAAGAGCTTTTAAAGACTTTCCATGAGTATAAGGTTTCATACTTATCAGCCCCTGGAGGTTGTGCAGCCTTATTGGCAAAGAGTATTAAGAGGGTTAAGAATGTCTATTTTTTAGAGTTAGGGATGCCAGAGGCTGTTTGGGAGTTAGAGGTTGAAAACTTTGGTCCTTTGGTTGTAACTATGGATTCAAACTTTAACAGCATATATAAAGAGGTTAATGAGAGAGCAAGAGAGAAATTAAAGAGTTTGGTGGATCAGATATGA
- a CDS encoding carbohydrate kinase family protein produces MITCIGHTALDYIFNVEKFPEPNTSVQIPSAKLYFGGAAANTAVGIKKLGVDSELFSCVGYDFRNSKYEKYLENLGVKLNLYYSEEEETPKAWIFTDKENNQITFFLWGAAKHYREIEAPTFNSKIVHLATGDPKFNLQCAKKNYKKSLISFDPGQDLPLYSREDLKDILNYANFLFMNRHEFERAKKLLNYELEDFLNHLDLLVVTFGSKGSKIFTKNEIIEIPVIKPRKVTDPTGAGDAYRAGFLSSYIKGYDLKTCGLVGSAVASFVVEEKGCQSNLPSWEEVLERLRLEGFKVEL; encoded by the coding sequence ATGATAACATGTATTGGCCATACAGCTTTAGACTATATTTTTAATGTTGAGAAATTTCCAGAGCCAAATACATCAGTTCAGATCCCATCAGCTAAGCTTTACTTTGGTGGAGCAGCAGCTAACACAGCTGTGGGGATAAAGAAGCTTGGAGTAGATTCAGAGCTCTTCTCCTGTGTAGGCTATGATTTTAGAAATAGTAAGTATGAAAAATATTTAGAAAACTTGGGAGTTAAGTTAAATCTCTACTACTCTGAAGAGGAAGAAACTCCAAAGGCTTGGATCTTCACAGATAAAGAAAATAACCAAATAACCTTTTTTCTCTGGGGGGCTGCTAAGCACTATAGAGAGATAGAGGCTCCAACATTTAATTCAAAGATTGTCCATTTGGCCACTGGTGATCCTAAGTTTAACCTGCAGTGTGCAAAGAAGAATTATAAAAAGAGTTTAATCTCCTTTGATCCAGGACAAGATCTTCCCCTATACAGTAGAGAGGATTTAAAAGACATTTTGAATTATGCCAATTTCTTATTTATGAATAGGCATGAGTTTGAGAGGGCTAAGAAATTGCTAAATTATGAGTTAGAAGACTTCTTAAATCACTTAGATCTCTTAGTTGTAACCTTTGGAAGTAAGGGAAGTAAGATATTCACAAAAAATGAGATAATTGAGATTCCAGTTATCAAGCCAAGGAAAGTTACTGATCCAACTGGAGCAGGAGATGCTTACAGGGCTGGATTTTTATCCTCTTACATTAAGGGCTATGACTTAAAAACCTGTGGCTTGGTTGGCTCAGCTGTTGCCTCATTTGTTGTTGAAGAAAAAGGGTGTCAGAGTAATTTGCCAAGCTGGGAAGAAGTTTTAGAGAGGCTAAGGTTAGAGGGTTTCAAGGTGGAACTATGA
- the nadA gene encoding quinolinate synthase NadA produces MNIVEKIDKLKEEKNAIILAHNYQPKEILKIADFVGDSLELCIKASETNSDIIVFAGVDFMAESAKILNPEKKVLLPEIEGTKCPMAHQLNREIILKYKEKYKAPLVVYVNTTAETKALADITCTSANADKIVSSLEEDLILFGPDKNLAYYIKKRTGKEIINIPEDGGCYVHQKFSLEDVYRVRKLYPKATLLVHPECNPEVQEEADVIASTSGMVRYVLNSDEEEFIIGTERDLIGRIELELEKLGLKKKLIPLRDDAICKEMKRITLEKILKSLEEERYEIKLDEDTIKKAKKAIERMIELSK; encoded by the coding sequence ATGAACATTGTAGAAAAGATAGACAAGCTTAAGGAAGAAAAAAATGCTATTATTTTAGCCCATAACTATCAGCCAAAGGAGATTTTAAAGATAGCTGACTTTGTTGGAGACTCTTTAGAGCTATGTATTAAGGCAAGTGAAACCAACTCTGACATTATAGTCTTTGCTGGAGTTGACTTTATGGCTGAATCAGCCAAGATATTGAATCCTGAGAAAAAGGTTTTACTTCCAGAGATTGAAGGAACTAAGTGTCCTATGGCTCATCAGCTTAATAGAGAGATAATTTTAAAATATAAAGAGAAGTATAAGGCTCCTCTTGTTGTCTATGTAAATACTACTGCTGAAACTAAGGCTTTAGCAGATATAACTTGCACATCAGCAAATGCTGATAAGATAGTCTCTTCCTTGGAAGAAGATTTAATTCTCTTTGGTCCTGATAAAAACTTAGCATACTATATAAAAAAGAGAACTGGGAAAGAAATTATAAACATTCCAGAGGATGGAGGATGCTATGTCCATCAAAAGTTTAGCTTAGAAGATGTCTATAGGGTTAGAAAGCTATATCCTAAGGCTACTCTCTTAGTACATCCTGAATGTAACCCAGAGGTTCAGGAAGAGGCTGATGTAATAGCAAGTACAAGTGGAATGGTTAGATATGTTTTAAACTCTGATGAGGAAGAATTCATTATAGGAACTGAGAGAGACTTAATAGGAAGAATTGAGTTAGAACTTGAAAAATTAGGGTTAAAAAAGAAATTGATTCCACTAAGAGATGATGCCATCTGTAAGGAGATGAAGAGGATAACCTTGGAGAAGATATTAAAGAGCTTAGAAGAGGAGAGATATGAGATAAAGTTAGATGAGGATACTATTAAGAAAGCTAAGAAAGCTATTGAGAGAATGATTGAGTTGTCTAAGTAA
- a CDS encoding TldD/PmbA family protein, translating into MIEKLLKIGEKEGFDVEIFIEEGVSLDVELDGKSLDSFEHHEGFGIGVRVKKNNKVGFSYSKELSEKVVYDAMKNLVNDKIDFAYPSKYKNPKVFSKKVLELEDKELADLLIYLRDNIIGTPLSGGVGKGVGKVRIVNSYGLDVEETYTLFSAGISTIYKDETAYEGKTRVDIFNLDEIVEKVNELAKRGVNGKKLRYKGNIILSPRALSSLLTPLKLAINAENVQRGRSVLKDKIGEQVFSEHLTIIDNGVIDYGLGSSKFDGEGIAKGETTIVEDGVLKNYIYDIKRALKEGRGSTGNASRSYSSLPYISTNNLIIRETNNKIESFDNYVYIECVIGSHTANMITGDFSVEIQNSYLYKDGEIIPIKKGLFSGNIFNLLKEALPLKGSEQRGKLISPPILVEGEIIN; encoded by the coding sequence ATGATAGAGAAGCTCTTAAAAATTGGTGAAAAGGAAGGTTTTGATGTGGAGATCTTCATTGAGGAAGGAGTTAGCTTAGATGTGGAACTTGATGGGAAAAGCTTAGATAGCTTTGAACACCATGAAGGCTTTGGTATAGGGGTTAGGGTAAAGAAAAATAATAAGGTTGGCTTCTCTTACTCAAAGGAGTTGAGTGAAAAAGTAGTTTATGATGCTATGAAAAACTTGGTTAATGACAAAATAGACTTTGCCTACCCATCAAAATATAAAAATCCAAAAGTATTTTCTAAGAAGGTTTTGGAGTTAGAGGATAAGGAGCTTGCTGATCTATTGATATACTTAAGAGATAACATTATTGGCACTCCTCTCTCTGGAGGTGTTGGGAAGGGTGTAGGGAAGGTTAGAATTGTTAATTCCTATGGGTTAGATGTTGAGGAAACATACACTCTATTCTCAGCTGGCATCTCAACCATCTATAAAGATGAAACAGCCTATGAGGGGAAGACAAGGGTAGATATCTTCAACTTAGATGAGATTGTTGAGAAGGTTAATGAGCTTGCTAAGAGGGGAGTTAATGGAAAGAAGTTAAGATACAAGGGAAATATTATTTTATCTCCAAGGGCATTAAGCTCTCTCCTAACTCCTTTAAAATTAGCTATAAATGCTGAAAATGTTCAAAGAGGAAGGAGTGTATTAAAAGATAAGATAGGAGAGCAAGTTTTTAGTGAGCACTTAACAATTATAGATAATGGAGTTATTGACTATGGGCTTGGCTCTTCTAAGTTTGATGGGGAAGGGATAGCTAAGGGTGAAACCACCATTGTAGAGGATGGGGTTTTAAAGAACTATATCTATGACATAAAGAGAGCTTTAAAAGAAGGGAGGGGAAGTACTGGAAATGCTTCAAGGAGCTATTCCTCTCTTCCCTACATCTCAACAAATAATTTAATAATAAGAGAAACCAATAATAAAATAGAGAGCTTTGATAACTATGTTTATATAGAGTGTGTTATTGGCTCTCATACTGCAAATATGATAACTGGAGACTTCTCTGTTGAAATTCAAAACTCCTATTTATATAAAGATGGAGAGATAATTCCAATAAAGAAAGGTTTATTTAGTGGGAATATCTTTAACTTGCTAAAAGAGGCTCTTCCTTTAAAAGGAAGTGAGCAGAGAGGGAAGTTAATAAGTCCTCCTATCTTAGTTGAAGGGGAGATAATTAATTAA
- a CDS encoding type II glyceraldehyde-3-phosphate dehydrogenase: MKAKVLINGYGSIGKRVADAVSAQKDMEVIGVTKTKPDFDAKLATELGYKLYCAIPDKERVKAFEEAGIPIEGTILDVIEEADIVVDGAPKKVGKENLEKIYKPNKVKAILQGGEKAKDVEDNFNALWSYERCYGKSYVRVVSCNTTGLCRILYALKDFGIKKARVVLVRRGADPNDDKTGPINAIKPNPVTVPSHHGPDVVSVVPELKDKIITSAVIVPTTLMHQHTLMVEVESEVKREDILEKINETPRIILVREKEGFSSTAKIIEFARDLGRKRYDLPELCVWEESVNTLGNEIFLMQAVHQESIVVPENIDCIRAMLEMEDDKFKSIEKTNKALNLIK; this comes from the coding sequence ATGAAGGCTAAGGTTTTGATAAATGGCTATGGCTCTATTGGGAAGAGGGTAGCTGATGCAGTCTCAGCTCAGAAGGATATGGAGGTTATTGGAGTTACAAAGACAAAGCCAGACTTTGATGCTAAGTTAGCCACTGAGTTAGGCTATAAGTTATATTGTGCCATCCCAGATAAAGAGAGAGTAAAAGCCTTTGAAGAAGCTGGAATTCCTATAGAAGGAACTATCTTAGATGTGATTGAAGAGGCTGACATTGTTGTAGATGGGGCTCCAAAGAAGGTAGGGAAGGAAAACTTAGAGAAGATATATAAGCCAAATAAGGTTAAGGCTATTTTGCAAGGTGGTGAGAAGGCTAAGGATGTTGAAGATAACTTTAATGCCCTCTGGAGCTATGAAAGATGCTATGGTAAGAGCTATGTTAGAGTTGTTTCCTGTAACACAACTGGTTTATGTAGAATCTTATATGCTCTAAAAGACTTTGGGATAAAAAAGGCAAGAGTTGTTTTAGTTAGGAGAGGAGCAGATCCAAATGATGATAAAACTGGACCAATAAATGCTATTAAGCCAAATCCTGTAACTGTTCCTTCTCACCATGGTCCAGATGTAGTTTCAGTAGTTCCAGAGCTTAAAGATAAGATAATAACTTCAGCTGTAATAGTTCCAACCACCTTAATGCATCAACACACCCTAATGGTTGAGGTTGAGAGTGAAGTTAAAAGAGAAGACATTTTAGAGAAAATTAATGAAACTCCAAGGATAATATTGGTTAGAGAAAAAGAAGGATTTAGCTCAACAGCCAAAATTATAGAGTTTGCAAGAGACTTAGGTAGGAAAAGATATGATCTTCCAGAGTTATGTGTCTGGGAAGAGAGTGTTAATACCTTAGGAAATGAAATATTCTTAATGCAAGCTGTCCATCAAGAGAGTATAGTGGTCCCTGAAAATATAGATTGTATAAGAGCTATGTTAGAGATGGAAGATGATAAGTTTAAATCTATAGAGAAGACAAATAAAGCTCTAAACTTAATAAAATAA
- a CDS encoding ammonium transporter, translating into MATADLFQNVSDINSIVQALTTLANASDVYFLVVMGVLVFMMQLGFAMLEGGQVRKKNVNNVMMKNMVDWLVGCVLWLFIGGVLSTSINPADFIDWWSKIFSANWPNNGLDLASWFFGLVFCATAATIVSGGVAERIKFSAYVIISIIITGLLYPLFVYLGPWGASIVPWHDYAGSLVVHGLGGFLALGAIAALGPRIGRFKDGVPVPILGHNIPMAVFGAFMLAIGWYGFNVGSSLALSDISGLVCATTTLAMAGGGLGALIASKKDVLFTANGIVAGLVAICSGTDIVSPIGGLIIGLIAGLQVPIVYKLIEKAGLDDVCGVVPVHGTAGVVGAILAGIFGMKALGGAGGVSIVEQVIGSIFCIVYGTVLGYVLAKIIDLTIGLRVSEEEERKGLDLAEHKMPAYPEEEFA; encoded by the coding sequence ATGGCGACTGCTGATTTGTTTCAAAATGTTAGTGATATAAATTCAATAGTTCAAGCTTTAACAACATTAGCTAACGCTTCAGATGTTTATTTCCTTGTTGTTATGGGTGTCCTTGTTTTTATGATGCAGTTAGGATTTGCAATGTTAGAAGGAGGACAAGTTAGAAAGAAGAATGTTAATAATGTTATGATGAAAAACATGGTTGATTGGCTTGTTGGTTGTGTTCTATGGTTATTTATTGGAGGTGTTTTAAGTACTTCAATAAATCCAGCTGATTTTATTGATTGGTGGAGCAAGATATTTAGCGCTAACTGGCCAAACAATGGTTTAGACTTAGCAAGCTGGTTCTTCGGCCTTGTCTTCTGTGCAACAGCTGCTACAATAGTCTCAGGAGGGGTTGCTGAGAGAATTAAGTTTAGCGCTTATGTCATTATTTCAATAATTATTACCGGCTTGCTCTATCCTCTCTTCGTCTATCTTGGCCCATGGGGAGCTTCAATTGTTCCATGGCACGACTATGCTGGTAGTTTAGTGGTTCATGGCTTAGGTGGCTTCTTAGCCTTAGGAGCTATAGCTGCTTTAGGTCCAAGAATTGGTAGATTTAAAGACGGAGTTCCAGTCCCAATTTTAGGGCATAACATTCCTATGGCTGTCTTTGGAGCCTTTATGTTGGCTATAGGTTGGTATGGATTTAACGTAGGAAGTTCCTTAGCTTTAAGTGACATCAGTGGATTGGTTTGTGCGACCACAACCTTAGCCATGGCTGGGGGAGGTTTAGGAGCTTTAATAGCTTCTAAGAAGGATGTTCTCTTCACAGCCAACGGAATAGTTGCTGGCTTAGTAGCTATCTGTTCTGGAACTGATATAGTTAGTCCAATAGGAGGTTTAATTATAGGGTTAATTGCTGGATTACAGGTTCCAATAGTTTATAAGTTAATTGAAAAAGCTGGATTAGATGATGTTTGTGGAGTTGTTCCAGTCCATGGAACTGCTGGAGTTGTAGGGGCCATCTTAGCAGGAATCTTTGGAATGAAAGCCTTAGGAGGAGCTGGAGGAGTTAGTATAGTTGAGCAAGTTATAGGCTCCATCTTCTGTATAGTTTATGGTACTGTCTTAGGTTATGTATTAGCTAAGATAATAGACTTAACAATAGGATTAAGAGTTTCAGAAGAAGAAGAGAGAAAAGGATTAGACTTAGCTGAGCATAAGATGCCAGCTTACCCAGAAGAAGAGTTTGCTTAA
- a CDS encoding P-II family nitrogen regulator — translation MKKIEAIIRPERLDVVKEALADAGYLGMTVSEVKGRGVQGGIVERYRGREFVVDLLPKIKIEMVVKEEDVDKVIDIICENAKTGKPGDGKIFVLPVEKVVRVRTKEEGREAI, via the coding sequence GTGAAAAAAATTGAAGCCATTATAAGACCAGAAAGGTTAGATGTTGTTAAAGAGGCTCTCGCTGATGCTGGCTATTTGGGGATGACTGTTAGTGAGGTTAAAGGTAGAGGCGTTCAGGGGGGAATTGTAGAGAGGTATAGAGGAAGAGAGTTCGTTGTTGATCTTCTGCCAAAGATAAAGATAGAGATGGTTGTTAAAGAAGAGGATGTTGATAAAGTTATTGACATAATTTGCGAGAACGCTAAAACAGGAAAACCTGGAGATGGCAAGATATTCGTTTTACCTGTTGAGAAAGTCGTTAGAGTTAGAACAAAAGAGGAAGGAAGGGAAGCGATTTAA
- a CDS encoding elongation factor EF-2, whose protein sequence is MGKRAKMIAKIKELMEKYDRIRNIGICAHIDHGKTTLSDNLLAGAGMISKELAGEQLALDFDEEEAQRGITIFAANVSMVHEFEGKEYLINLIDTPGHVDFGGDVTRAMRAIDGAIVVVCAVEGVMPQTETVLRQALRERVKPVLFINKVDRLINELKLSQEEMMNRFIKIITDINNLIKKMAPEEFKDKWLVKVEDGSVAFGSAYNNWAISVPFMKKTGITFKDIIEYCQNDKQEELAEKAPLHEVVLDMVIKHLPSPPEAQKYRIPHIWKGDINSDVGKAMLNCDPNGPLAGVITKIVMDKHAGAVSVCRLFSGRIHQGDEVYMVNSQQKAKIQQVSVFMGPERIPVDSISAGNICALVGLKEASAGETICSPNKIIEPFEAITHISEPVITVAIEAKNTKDLPKLIEVLRQIAREDPTVKVEINEETGEHLLSGMGELHIEIITKLKIERDAGIPVEVGQPIVVYRETVTDKSPIVESKSPNKHNKLYFVVEPLEEGVLQAYKEGKIKDVDVKKKPDENLVQELIKAGMDPEEAKRVMCIYEGNVLINMTRGIVHLDEVRELIIQGFKEAMRNGPLAAEKCQGVKVKLIDAVLHEDAIHRGPAQMIPCARFGIRDAMMQAKPVLLEPMQYVYISTPQDYMGAAMREISNRRGQILDMEQEGDMTIIKAKCPVAEMFGFAGAIRGATQGRCLWSIEFAGYEKVPKEMQDQLIRQIRERKGLKVE, encoded by the coding sequence ATGGGAAAAAGAGCAAAGATGATAGCTAAGATTAAGGAGTTGATGGAGAAGTATGACAGAATAAGAAATATAGGGATCTGTGCTCACATTGACCATGGGAAAACTACTTTATCTGACAACCTCTTAGCTGGAGCTGGAATGATCTCTAAGGAGTTGGCTGGAGAACAGTTAGCTTTAGACTTTGATGAGGAAGAGGCTCAGAGAGGAATTACTATTTTCGCTGCTAACGTCTCTATGGTTCATGAGTTTGAAGGAAAAGAATATCTAATTAACTTAATTGACACTCCTGGACACGTTGACTTTGGAGGAGACGTTACAAGAGCTATGAGAGCTATTGATGGAGCTATAGTTGTTGTCTGTGCTGTAGAGGGAGTTATGCCTCAGACAGAAACAGTTTTAAGACAGGCTTTAAGAGAGAGAGTTAAGCCAGTTCTCTTTATAAATAAGGTAGATAGGCTAATCAATGAGCTTAAGCTCTCTCAAGAGGAGATGATGAATAGATTCATAAAAATCATTACAGATATAAACAATCTAATTAAAAAGATGGCTCCTGAGGAATTTAAAGATAAGTGGTTGGTTAAGGTTGAAGATGGTAGTGTTGCCTTTGGATCAGCTTACAACAATTGGGCCATCTCTGTTCCTTTCATGAAGAAGACAGGAATAACATTTAAAGATATTATTGAGTACTGTCAAAATGATAAACAAGAGGAGTTAGCTGAAAAGGCTCCATTACATGAAGTTGTCTTAGATATGGTTATTAAGCATCTCCCAAGCCCACCAGAGGCTCAGAAGTATAGAATTCCACATATATGGAAGGGAGACATTAACTCAGATGTTGGTAAGGCAATGTTAAACTGTGACCCTAATGGGCCATTGGCTGGAGTTATAACAAAGATAGTTATGGACAAGCATGCTGGAGCTGTTTCAGTTTGTAGATTATTCAGTGGTAGAATCCACCAGGGAGACGAAGTTTATATGGTAAATAGCCAGCAGAAGGCTAAGATTCAGCAAGTCTCTGTCTTCATGGGACCTGAGAGAATTCCAGTAGATAGTATCTCAGCTGGAAACATCTGTGCATTAGTTGGTTTAAAAGAGGCTTCAGCTGGGGAAACCATCTGTTCTCCAAACAAGATAATAGAGCCATTTGAAGCTATAACTCACATCAGTGAGCCAGTTATTACAGTGGCTATAGAGGCTAAAAATACTAAAGATTTACCAAAGTTAATTGAAGTCCTAAGACAGATTGCAAGAGAGGATCCAACTGTTAAAGTAGAGATTAATGAAGAGACTGGAGAGCATTTGCTCAGTGGGATGGGAGAGCTTCACATAGAGATTATAACAAAGTTAAAGATAGAGAGAGATGCTGGAATTCCTGTTGAAGTGGGTCAGCCAATAGTTGTTTATAGGGAAACTGTCACTGACAAGTCTCCAATAGTTGAGAGTAAATCTCCAAACAAGCACAACAAGTTATACTTTGTTGTTGAGCCTTTAGAAGAAGGAGTTTTACAAGCTTATAAGGAAGGGAAAATAAAGGATGTTGATGTCAAGAAAAAGCCAGATGAGAACTTAGTCCAAGAGTTAATAAAAGCTGGAATGGATCCTGAAGAGGCTAAGAGGGTTATGTGTATCTATGAAGGAAATGTCCTTATAAACATGACAAGAGGGATCGTCCACTTAGATGAGGTTAGAGAGCTTATCATCCAAGGGTTTAAAGAGGCTATGAGAAATGGTCCATTAGCAGCTGAGAAGTGTCAGGGAGTTAAGGTTAAGCTAATAGATGCTGTCTTACACGAGGATGCTATCCACAGAGGGCCAGCTCAAATGATTCCATGTGCAAGGTTTGGAATTAGAGATGCTATGATGCAAGCTAAGCCTGTTCTCTTAGAGCCTATGCAATATGTCTATATAAGCACTCCTCAGGACTATATGGGAGCTGCAATGAGAGAGATTAGTAATAGAAGAGGACAAATATTAGATATGGAACAGGAAGGGGATATGACAATCATTAAAGCTAAGTGTCCAGTTGCTGAGATGTTTGGATTTGCTGGAGCCATCAGAGGAGCTACACAGGGAAGATGTTTATGGAGTATTGAGTTTGCTGGCTATGAGAAAGTGCCAAAAGAAATGCAAGATCAATTAATTAGACAAATTAGAGAGAGAAAAGGTTTAAAGGTTGAATAA
- the rpsG gene encoding 30S ribosomal protein S7: MELDEVKIFGKWSTKDVVVRDPGLRNYINLTPIYVPHTAGRFTKRQFEKAKMNIVERLVNKVMRREENTGKKLKALKIVERAFEIIEQRTKQNPIQVLVDAIENAGPREDTTRIQYGGIVYLQSVDCSSLRRIDVALRNIAIGAYNAAHKSKKPIEEALAEELIAAARGDIQKSYAVKKKEEIERVAESAR, from the coding sequence ATGGAGTTGGATGAGGTTAAGATATTTGGGAAGTGGAGTACTAAGGATGTTGTTGTCAGAGATCCAGGTTTAAGGAATTACATAAATTTAACTCCTATTTATGTCCCTCATACAGCTGGAAGGTTTACAAAGAGACAGTTTGAGAAGGCTAAGATGAACATAGTTGAGAGGTTAGTTAATAAGGTTATGAGAAGAGAGGAAAACACTGGAAAGAAATTAAAAGCCTTAAAAATAGTTGAGAGAGCCTTTGAAATTATTGAGCAAAGAACTAAGCAAAATCCTATACAGGTTTTAGTTGATGCCATTGAAAATGCTGGACCAAGGGAGGATACAACAAGAATACAGTATGGGGGAATTGTCTATTTACAATCTGTTGACTGTTCCTCTCTAAGAAGAATTGATGTAGCTTTAAGAAACATTGCTATTGGAGCATACAATGCTGCACATAAGAGTAAGAAGCCAATTGAAGAGGCTTTAGCTGAAGAGTTAATAGCTGCAGCAAGGGGAGATATTCAGAAGAGCTATGCTGTTAAGAAGAAGGAAGAGATTGAGAGAGTTGCAGAATCTGCAAGATAA
- a CDS encoding 30S ribosomal protein S12, giving the protein MSGSKSPRGEFAGRKLRLKRKWCRWHDYNYVRRVLKLKEKYDPLEGAPMARGIVIEKVGLEAKQPNSGIRKCVRVQLIKNGRVVTAFCPGNRAISFIDEHDEVIIEGIGGPKGPRAKGDIPGVKYKVVMVGRNSLKELVRGRQEKIKR; this is encoded by the coding sequence ATGAGTGGAAGTAAGTCACCAAGAGGAGAATTTGCTGGGAGAAAATTAAGGTTAAAGAGAAAGTGGTGCAGGTGGCATGACTACAACTATGTTAGAAGAGTTTTAAAGTTAAAGGAGAAATATGACCCATTAGAAGGGGCTCCAATGGCAAGGGGAATAGTTATAGAGAAGGTTGGTTTAGAGGCTAAGCAGCCAAACTCTGGGATTAGGAAGTGTGTAAGAGTCCAGCTAATTAAAAATGGTAGAGTGGTTACAGCCTTCTGTCCTGGAAATAGGGCTATAAGCTTCATAGATGAGCATGATGAAGTTATTATAGAAGGGATTGGTGGGCCAAAGGGACCAAGAGCAAAAGGGGACATTCCAGGGGTTAAGTATAAGGTTGTAATGGTTGGTAGAAACTCCTTGAAAGAATTAGTTAGAGGAAGACAGGAGAAAATTAAAAGATAA
- a CDS encoding NusA-like transcription termination signal-binding factor, with product MGKLRLTTDEIMKIGLFEKISNVPVLDCVATEDRLAFIVKEGDAGAAIGKGGEHVKTAEEKFGKKVDIIEYSDDWRKFIRNIFAPLQLEDVWIKRAGKDVIAYIRINPKIRRAIYGEKGKNLERALNILKRHTKITKIKVIIGDNRRKEKKNVENTQE from the coding sequence ATGGGAAAGTTAAGGCTAACAACAGATGAAATTATGAAAATTGGACTATTTGAAAAAATTTCTAATGTCCCTGTTCTTGACTGTGTAGCCACTGAAGATAGATTAGCCTTTATAGTCAAAGAAGGAGATGCAGGAGCAGCAATTGGGAAAGGAGGGGAACATGTAAAAACAGCTGAGGAAAAGTTTGGTAAAAAAGTAGATATTATTGAATACTCAGATGATTGGAGAAAATTTATAAGAAATATCTTTGCCCCTCTACAACTTGAAGATGTCTGGATTAAAAGAGCTGGAAAGGATGTTATTGCCTATATAAGAATAAATCCAAAAATTAGAAGAGCTATTTATGGGGAAAAGGGCAAAAATTTAGAAAGAGCCTTAAACATATTGAAGAGACATACAAAAATAACCAAGATAAAGGTAATTATTGGGGATAATAGGAGAAAAGAGAAGAAAAATGTTGAAAATACTCAGGAGTAA